The following proteins are co-located in the Macadamia integrifolia cultivar HAES 741 chromosome 3, SCU_Mint_v3, whole genome shotgun sequence genome:
- the LOC122073565 gene encoding protein HESO1 isoform X1, which translates to MLEVILKNILSAIKPSEEDSLTRLHVINEFRAVVESVESLRGATVEPFGSFVSHLYSKWSDLDIAVEVPSASSSEKKKWKLGLLKDIRRALQRRGDAYNLQLIANARVPVLIYQRNFNHQNISCDISINNLPGQIKSKFLLWITWIDDRFHDMVLLVKEWAKAQNINDPKTGTLNSYSLCLLVIFHFQTCVPAILPPLMEIYAGKIIDDFTGERVTAERRIQDTCAANIERFSSQSLRRVNRSSLSELFVTFFEKFSIINSMASEYAICTYTGRWEQISNNSKWMGKSYPLIIEDPLEKPDNAARAVTMTQLIKISAAFEVTHRSLISVNHDKNSLIANLIRPHIRSKLIGRTSQENPSLRLGRDLGPQPATAAAVPSPIYNLFQRNPREVGPSFILPHNQLQRMPQEARPSIILPHNQFQRTPQEARPSSIAAQRTGQAANSRVRMMWKPRDVP; encoded by the exons ATGTTGGAGGTTATTCTAAAGAACATCCTTTCTGCAATCAAACCATCGGAAGAGGACTCGTTAACAAGATTACATGTCATTAATGAATTCCGAGCTGTGGTTGAATCTGTGGAAAGTCTGAGAG GTGCAACCGTTGAGCCTTTTGGTTCATTTGTTTCTCATCTTTACTCAAAATGGAGTGACTTGGATATCGCTGTTGAGGTTCCCAGTGCTTcctcttctgaaaaaaaaaaatggaagttgGGCTTATTAAAGGATATACGGCGAGCATTGCAGAGAAGAG GTGATGCTTATAATTTGCAATTGATTGCCAATGCAAGAGTTCCCGTACTTATATATCAGAGAAACTTCAACCaccagaatatctcctgtgatATCTCAATCAATAATCTGCCAGGCCAAATAAAGTCTAAATTCTTGTTGTGGATCACTTGGATAGATGATCGCTTTCATGATATGGTTTTACTG GTCAAGGAATGGGCCAAAGCGCAAAATATAAATGACCCAAAGACTGGAACTTTGAACTCATACTCCTTATGTTTGCTTGTTATCTTCCATTTTCAG ACATGTGTACCTGCAATTTTACCACCACTAATGGAAATATATGCGGggaaaattattgatgattttacAG GTGAGAGGGTCACTGCAGAGAGACGTATCCAAGATACATGCGCTGCAAATATAGAAAGGTTTAGTTCACAGAGCCTCCGAAGAGTTAATAGAAGCTCACTGTCTGAGCTTTTTGTTACATTCTTTGAGAAG TTTTCTATAATCAACTCAATGGCATCAGAGTATGCTATTTGTACATATACAGGGCGTTGGGAGCAAATTAGTAACAACAGTAAATGGATGGGAAAAAGTTACCCCCTTAta ATTGAAGATCCATTGGAGAAGCCAGATAATGCAGCCAGGGCTGTTACCATGACTCAGCTAATCAAGATTTCTGCTGCATTTGAAGTAACCCACCGCAGTCTGATCTCGGTCAATCATGACAAAAATTCTTTGATTGCAAATTTGATAAGGCCTCATATCAGATCTAAATTAATTGGAAGAACATCACAAGAAAATCCAAGTTTGCGGCTGGGACGTGACTTGGGGCCTCAACCAGCAACAGCCGCTGCAGTTCCATCACCAATCTATAATCTGTTCCAGAGAAACCCACGGGAGGTCGGTCCGTCCTTCATTTTACCGCATAATCAGCTCCAGAGAATGCCACAGGAGGCCCGTCCTTCGATTATTTTACCGCATAATCAGTTCCAGAGAACGCCCCAGGAGGCCCGTCCTTCCAGCATTGCTGCCCAGAGAACTGGGCAGGCTGCTAACAGCCGAGTCAGGATGATGTGGAAGCCAAGAGATGTACCATAA
- the LOC122073564 gene encoding probable methyltransferase PMT11, translating to MKSFNNGDILKAPLFIKILGFAFISVGFFYLGKHWSDGYEQLIFFNNRQSTGDDQTLSVAISPNANNEFDLSLLIGNQTDNVPDRTISLNSTPPENSSSSDPPPSPPPPSPPPPPAPLERFGIVNEDGTMADEFEVGEFDPEIVENWGNDNETKESQSQSESSRVRMKRFPLCPESMREYIPCLGNADEIKKLNTTERGERFERHCPGEGTSLNCLVPAPKDYKTPIPWPRSRNEVWFSNVPHTRLVEDKGGQNWISRVKDKFKFPGGGTQFIHGADPYLDQIAKMVPDITFGRHTRVALDVGCGVASFGAYLLSRNVITMSIAPKDVHENQIQFALERGVPAMVAAFATHRLLYPSQAFDLIHCSRCRINWTRDDGILLLEVNRMLRAGGYFAWAAQPVYKHEDNLEEQWKEMVDLTVRLCWELVKKEGYLAIWQKPLNNSCYVSRDSGAQPPLCDPDDDPDNVWYVGLKACITRLPENANEANIPMWPARLHAPPDRLQTLRMDAYISRNELFKAESKYWNDIIESYVRVLRWKKMKLRNVMDMRAGFGGFAAALIDQQIDCWVLNVVPVSGSNTLPVIYDRGLIGVMHDWCEPFDTYPRTYDFLHASGLFSVEKKRCNISTIMLEMDRILRPGGHVYIRDSVSVIYEIQEVGNAMGWHTVLRDTSEGPHSSWKILTCDKHLLRA from the exons ATGAAAAGCTTCAATAATGGAGATATCCTCAAAGCTCCACTGTTCATAAAGATCTTGGGTTTCGCTTTCATCTCCGTGGGTTTCTTCTATCTTGGCAAGCATTGGTCTGATGGCTACGAACAACTAATTTTCTTCAATAACCGACAATCAACTGGCGACGATCAAACCCTTTCAGTGGCTATTTCGCCCAATGCCAACAACGAATTTGATCTATCACTTCTCATTGGTAACCAGACCGACAATGTTCCCGATAGAACGATTTCTTTGAATTCTACTCCGCCTGAGAATTCCTCATCGTCTGATCCGCCGCcgtctcctcctcctccttcgcCTCCACCGCCGCCGGCACCTTTGGAGAGATTTGGGATTGTGAATGAGGATGGGACGATGGCGGATGAATTTGAGGTCGGTGAATTTGATCCTGAAATAGTTGAGAATTGGGGGAACGATAACGAAACCAAAGAGAGTCAGAGCCAAAGTGAGAGTTCTAGGGTTAGAATGAAGAGATTTCCGTTGTGTCCGGAAAGCATGAGAGAGTATATACCTTGTTTGGGTAATGCCGATGAGATTAAGAAGCTAAATACGAcggagaggggagagaggttTGAGCGGCACTGTCCCGGGGAAGGTACGAGTCTGAATTGTCTAGTTCCGGCGCCGAAGGACTACAAGACTCCAATCCCGTGGCCGAGAAGCAGGAATGAG GTGTGGTTCAGTAATGTACCCCATACACGTTTGGTTGAAGATAAAGGTGGTCAGAATTGGATTTCAAGAGTGAAAGATAAATTCAAATTTCCAGGTGGTGGAACCCAGTTCATACATGGTGCTGACCCATATTTAGATCAGATTGCAAAG ATGGTTCCTGATATTACATTTGGCCGTCATACTCGAGTTGCCTTGGATGTTGGGTGTGGAGTAGCAAGCTTTGGTGCTTATCTTCTTTCACGGAATGTGATCACCATGTCCATAGCACCAAAAGATGTTCATGAGAACCAGATTCAATTTGCTCTTGAGCGTGGTGTACCTGCCATGGTGGCCGCATTTGCAACACATCGTTTGTTATATCCGAGCCAGGCTTTTGATTTGATACATTGTTCAAGATGTAGGATTAATTGGACCCGTGATG ATGGAATTTTGCTTCTTGAGGTCAATAGGATGCTTAGGGCTGGAGGATACTTTGCTTGGGCAGCACAGCCAGTTTATAAACATGAAGACAATCTTGAAGAACAATGGAAAG AGATGGTGGACCTTACTGTTCGTCTTTGTTGGGAGCTTGTGAAGAAGGAGGGGTACCTTGCGATTTGGCAGAAGCCTTTAAACAACAGCTGTTATGTCAGTCGTGATTCTGGAGCCCAACCTCCATTATGTGATCCAGATGATGACCCAGACAATGTTTG GTATGTTGGTCTGAAGGCATGCATCACTCGACTACCAGAGAATGCAAATGAAGCAAATATTCCAATGTGGCCTGCACGCCTGCATGCTCCACCAGATAGGCTTCAGACCTTACGAATGGATGCCTATATATCTAGAAACGAACTCTTCAAGGCAGAATCAAAATACTGGAATGATATAATAGAAAGTTATGTTCGTGTTTTACgttggaaaaaaatgaaattacgGAATGTGATGGACATGAGAGCTGGATTTGGAGG ATTTGCAGCTGCTTTAATTGATCAACAGATTGATTGCTGGGTGCTGAACGTTGTTCCTGTTAGTGGGTCCAACACATTGCCTGTTATTTATGATCGTGGACTTATAGGAGTAATGCATGATTG GTGTGAGCCTTTTGATACTTATCCAAGAACTTATGATTTTTTACATGCATCCGGTCTCTTCTCCGTTGAGAAAAAGAG GTGCAACATCTCCACGATCATGCTTGAGATGGATCGGATTTTGAGACCTGGGGGGCATGTATATATCCGTGATTCTGTATCAGTCATATATGAAATTCAGGAGGTTGGAAACGCCATGGGGTGGCACACTGTCCTACGTGACACATCTGAGGGACCGCATTCAAGTTGGAAGATCTTGACATGTGATAAACATCTTTTGCGTGCTTGA
- the LOC122073165 gene encoding methylsterol monooxygenase 2-2-like, whose product MASVLESGWLYLITHFSDFQLASLGSFFLHESVFFLSGLPFIFLERAGYLSKYKIQSKNNTPAAQEKCIVRLLLYHISVNLPLMILSYPVFRFMGMKSTLPLPSWKVVLLQILFYFIIEDFVFYWGHRILHTKWLYKRVHSVHHEYATPFGLTSEYAHPAEILFLGFATIVGPAITGPHLLTLWLWMVLRVLETVEAHCGYNFPWCLSNLFPLYGGADFHDYHHRLLYTKSGNYSSTFVYMDWIFGTDKGYRKLKALNSGAEAGEKQK is encoded by the exons ATGGCGTCCGTTCTCGAATCTGGCTGGCTG TACCTGATCACTCATTTCAGTGATTTTCAATTGGCTTCTCTGGGAAGTttctttcttcacgaaagtgtCTTTTTCTTGTCGGGACTTCCTTTCATATTTCTTGAAAGAGCAGGATATCTGAGCAAGTACAAGATTCAG TCCAAAAATAACACCCCCGCTGCTCAGGAGAAATGTATTGTGCGCCTTTTGTTGTATCATATCAGTGTGAACTTGCCGCTTATGATCTTGTCCTATCCTGTATTCAGATTCATGGGCATGAAAAGTACTCTGCCATTGCCGTCCTG GAAAGTAGTTTTGCTGCAGATACTATTCTACTTCATTATCGAGGATTTTGTGTTCTACTGGGGCCACAGGATTCTGCATACAAAATGGTTGTACAAGCGTGTCCACAGTGTTCATCACGA ATATGCTACTCCATTTGGACTGACTTCTGAATATGCTCATCCTGCTGAGATTTTGTTCCTTGGATTTGCTACCATTGTTGGTCCTGCTATAACTGGTCCTCATCTGTTGACTCTGTGGTTATGGATGGTATTAAGGGTCTTGGAGACTGTGGAGGCACATTGTGGTTATAATTTCCCATGGTGcctctcaaatttgtttcctttgtatGGAGG TGCTGATTTTCATGACTATCATCATCGTTTACTTTATACCAAGTCCGGTAACTACTCGTCGACTTTTGTTTACATGGACTG GATATTTGGTACAGATAAGGGTTACAGAAAATTGAAGGCCCTCAATAGTGGAGCTGAAGCTGGCGAAAAGCAGAAATAG
- the LOC122073565 gene encoding protein HESO1 isoform X2, translating into MLEVILKNILSAIKPSEEDSLTRLHVINEFRAVVESVESLRGATVEPFGSFVSHLYSKWSDLDIAVEVPSASSSEKKKWKLGLLKDIRRALQRRGDAYNLQLIANARVPVLIYQRNFNHQNISCDISINNLPGQIKSKFLLWITWIDDRFHDMVLLVKEWAKAQNINDPKTGTLNSYSLCLLVIFHFQTCVPAILPPLMEIYAGKIIDDFTGERVTAERRIQDTCAANIERFSSQSLRRVNRSSLSELFVTFFEKIEDPLEKPDNAARAVTMTQLIKISAAFEVTHRSLISVNHDKNSLIANLIRPHIRSKLIGRTSQENPSLRLGRDLGPQPATAAAVPSPIYNLFQRNPREVGPSFILPHNQLQRMPQEARPSIILPHNQFQRTPQEARPSSIAAQRTGQAANSRVRMMWKPRDVP; encoded by the exons ATGTTGGAGGTTATTCTAAAGAACATCCTTTCTGCAATCAAACCATCGGAAGAGGACTCGTTAACAAGATTACATGTCATTAATGAATTCCGAGCTGTGGTTGAATCTGTGGAAAGTCTGAGAG GTGCAACCGTTGAGCCTTTTGGTTCATTTGTTTCTCATCTTTACTCAAAATGGAGTGACTTGGATATCGCTGTTGAGGTTCCCAGTGCTTcctcttctgaaaaaaaaaaatggaagttgGGCTTATTAAAGGATATACGGCGAGCATTGCAGAGAAGAG GTGATGCTTATAATTTGCAATTGATTGCCAATGCAAGAGTTCCCGTACTTATATATCAGAGAAACTTCAACCaccagaatatctcctgtgatATCTCAATCAATAATCTGCCAGGCCAAATAAAGTCTAAATTCTTGTTGTGGATCACTTGGATAGATGATCGCTTTCATGATATGGTTTTACTG GTCAAGGAATGGGCCAAAGCGCAAAATATAAATGACCCAAAGACTGGAACTTTGAACTCATACTCCTTATGTTTGCTTGTTATCTTCCATTTTCAG ACATGTGTACCTGCAATTTTACCACCACTAATGGAAATATATGCGGggaaaattattgatgattttacAG GTGAGAGGGTCACTGCAGAGAGACGTATCCAAGATACATGCGCTGCAAATATAGAAAGGTTTAGTTCACAGAGCCTCCGAAGAGTTAATAGAAGCTCACTGTCTGAGCTTTTTGTTACATTCTTTGAGAAG ATTGAAGATCCATTGGAGAAGCCAGATAATGCAGCCAGGGCTGTTACCATGACTCAGCTAATCAAGATTTCTGCTGCATTTGAAGTAACCCACCGCAGTCTGATCTCGGTCAATCATGACAAAAATTCTTTGATTGCAAATTTGATAAGGCCTCATATCAGATCTAAATTAATTGGAAGAACATCACAAGAAAATCCAAGTTTGCGGCTGGGACGTGACTTGGGGCCTCAACCAGCAACAGCCGCTGCAGTTCCATCACCAATCTATAATCTGTTCCAGAGAAACCCACGGGAGGTCGGTCCGTCCTTCATTTTACCGCATAATCAGCTCCAGAGAATGCCACAGGAGGCCCGTCCTTCGATTATTTTACCGCATAATCAGTTCCAGAGAACGCCCCAGGAGGCCCGTCCTTCCAGCATTGCTGCCCAGAGAACTGGGCAGGCTGCTAACAGCCGAGTCAGGATGATGTGGAAGCCAAGAGATGTACCATAA